A genome region from Triticum aestivum cultivar Chinese Spring chromosome 2B, IWGSC CS RefSeq v2.1, whole genome shotgun sequence includes the following:
- the LOC123044655 gene encoding glucose-6-phosphate/phosphate translocator 2, chloroplastic: MLAAAASVKFSPASAGASTTTMLAFKPVHLPALPNAVPRPLSLSARPLYRQEPFLAAARNDRAASTAPPAATADGARPVETAAAPEAMKSAKIGVYFATWWALNVIFNIYNKKVLNAFPYPWLTSTLSLAAGSAIMLVSWATRIAEAPQTDLDFWKALSPVAIAHTIGHVAATVSMAKVAVSFTHIIKSAEPAFSVFVSRFFLGEHFPLPVYFSLLPIIGGCALAAVTELNFNMIGFMGAMISNLAFVFRNIFSKKGMKGKSVSGMNYYACLSMLSLVILLPFAFAMEGPKVWAAGWQNAVAEIGPNFVWWVAAQSVFYHLYNQVSYMSLDEISPLTFSVGNTMKRISVIVASIIIFRTPVQPVNALGAAIAILGTFIYSQAKQ, encoded by the exons AtgctggccgccgccgcctccgtgaAGTTCTCCCCGGCGTCCGCCGGTGCCAGTACCACCACCATGTTGGCCTTCAAGCCTGTCCACCTCCCTGCCCTCCCCAACGCCGTCCCGCGTCCCCTCTCCCTCTCGGCGCGGCCTCTGTACCGCCAGGAGCCGTTCCTGGCGGCGGCCCGCAACGACCGTGCCGCGTCAACGGCGCCCCCTGCAGCCACCGCGGATGGCGCACGGCCGGTGGAGACGGCGGCCGCGCCGGAGGCCATGAAGAGCGCCAAGATCGGGGTCTACTTCGCCACGTGGTGGGCGCTGAACGTGATCTTCAACATATACAATAAGAAGGTGCTGAATGCGTTCCCGTACCCGTGGCTCACGTCGACCTTGTCCCTGGCAGCCGGCTCCGCCATCATGCTCGTGTCCTGGGCCACCAGGATCGCCGAGGCGCCCCAGACGGACCTCGATTTCTGGAAGGCTCTCTCTCCG GTGGCGATTGCGCACACGATCGGGCACGTGGCGGCGACGGTGAGCATGGCGAAGGTGGCCGTGTCGTTCACGCACATCATCAAGAGCGCGGAGCCGGCGTTCAGCGTTTTCGTCTCAAGGTTCTTCCTCGGCGAGCACTTCCCGTTGCCGGTCTACTTCTCCCTCCTCCCGATCATAGGTGGATGCGCTCTCGCGGCCGTCACCGAGCTCAATTTCAACATGATTG GATTCATGGGGGCGATGATCTCCAACCTGGCGTTCGTGTTCCGGAACATATTCTCCAAGAAGGGGATGAAGGGCAAGTCGGTGAGCGGGATGAACTACTATGCCTGCCTCTCCATGCTGTCCCTGGTGATCCTCCTCCCTTTCGCCTTCGCCATGGAGGGCCCCAAGGTGTGGGCTGCAGGCTGGCAGAATGCAGTCGCCGAGATCGGTCCCAACTTCGTCTG GTGGGTGGCGGCGCAGAGCGTGTTCTACCACCTGTACAACCAGGTGTCGTACATGTCGCTGGACGAGATCTCGCCGCTGACATTCAGCGTGGGCAACACCATGAAGCGCATCTCGGTCATCGTCGCGTCCATCATCATCTTCCGCACGCCGGTGCAGCCCGTCAACGCCCTCGGGGCGGCTATCGCCATCCTCGGAACCTTCATCTACTCCCAG GCAAAGCAGTAA